DNA sequence from the Cohnella herbarum genome:
CCGTAACCGTCTATACTGTTATTCCCATAACTGCGAATGCTGCGACTCGGGCCGACAAAAAACGCTCGCGAAGGCTTGTTTCCTTGTTTTCGCAGCCACCACCAGGAACAGCCGACTTCTTCGCCGTCTAGGATGACATAGTTGTCTTTGTTCGTTTTATTATATACATATAAGCTGCATCCATCGGACTTTCTCGTCTTGGCATAATCGGTTCCGACAGCGCGCCGCAAATCCTTGCCATGGATGTCGGATAAATCTTTGATCTCGGCAACGCTAAGCAGAAAGACCTTGTCATCCGTATCCGGGCAGCCCTCTCCGTTGTCCGTGCAATGAGTCGACTTTATTAATTGCTTTTCCGCGGCATTAAATGCGGCGTTATAAAATTCATCATTCAGCCACTCGCGCAAATCGCTGTCAACCCAAGTAATTTCCATGCAATCGCGCCACTTCAGATCCACGCTCTTACCGTGATACCTCTTGCAGTCCAAAATATGCTCGCTCAAAACAAACAACTCGTTTCCTGAATTTTTAAGAACACGCCATTTAATAGCCTGATCTTTACCGCCCACAGACTGCGTATACGTGCCGTACGTAAAGAAATCGCCGGGTTGTAGATTCCGGTACGCTAAAGCAAAATGCCCCTTTTCCATTAAGTTATCCTCCTAGATTGTTCATCCCAACTTCGATCATATAACATTCATGCAAGATTTCATTTGATAGACTACGAATCCTTGTGTGGAGGCCCATTGATTATTATAATATTGTTGCAGTACTTTAGAGTTTGACTTTAAGGAAGGTGTCGCAGATGAACAAAATCTTTACGCCGAAGCAGGTGGCCAAGAGACTTCATGTCAGCACCACGACGTTGCGAAGATATGAAAATCTCGAGTTGGTGCCTGACGTACCTCGGACAGCCAGTAATAGAAGATATTATTCTCCCGTGCATGTTCAAGCTTTCCTTGCTTTACGGTCCTTGATCAGAGGATTCGATCTGCCTATCGCCTACGAAGTCATGAACTTATTGAAAAAAGGGCACGTAGAACAAGCGCTTTGGATGATCAATTTACAACAGTACAACATTCAGTTAGAGAAGCAACGAGTCGAGGAAATTATGAACCTCATTCATCAAACTGATTTCACCATGTATAGGAATGTTCGGATCACGGATGAAATGAAAATCGGGGAGGTAGCCGTAATAGCAGGCGTTAACCCGTCCGCTATTCGACATTGGGAAAAGGAGGAGCTTATTCGTTCTAAGCGGAATCCGGAAAACGGATATAGAGTTTTTACATCGCGGGAATTAAAAAAGATTATCGTGCTAAGCAGTTTAAGAAAAACAGTCTTTTTCATTGAAAGCATGAAACAATTGCTTGAAGCTTTAGAGACGCATGATCTAACTACGATTGAACGCTCCTTCAAAGCGGCGCTTCAGAAGCTGAATGAGCAATTGGAGAAGCAAATGAATGGCATATCGGAAATGATGAGATATATACAATTTGCAAAATAGCTTGAATGTTATCGGCTCTTATCTTGTCTCAACAAAAATCTTACGTCGATCATAGGCAAAGAGCATCATCAAAGCGCTTAAGATTGCGCAAATCCTATACATAAATGAATAAGAGAATTGGTCAGCGACCGGTCCCATTATGACCCCGCCCAGCGAAACTCCCAAATCAGCCATGGCAATAAATAAACCAATTAGCACGTTACGATTCAACTGCGGCAATACAAAAGTCAAATAGGTTGTCAAAGTAGGATAAAGCAGTGCCTGAGCGATCCCCATTAAGCAAGCGCCAACATAAAAATACATAGCTCCGCCCGTTACGGAATAACTTACGCATTGCGATGCTACGGCTAATATAAGCATCACCGACATGATATAAGCAGAATGCCACCTGCCGTCAGATGGGATTTTCTTCCTCAACACAAACCGGCTAATGACTACGGTCCCCGCTTGCAGCATGAGATAAATGGCCGCATTACCGCTTTCTATTTGCGCAGCGAATAACGGTACGAAGGTGGTTGCCGCTCCAAAAACTAGGGAAGCGCTCAGCATCAAAACGCTGCATTTGAATAAATGCGGGTTTTTGACCAGTTGGCCGAACGACTGCAGCATCGCCCCACTCTGCCCCGCCTGACCCGAGATAGGATCAATCTCTTTTTTGTCCATTTTGGCGCTATAGCCCACAACCCCTGTAAGAATGGCAATACCGACCATAGCTAGCGTAAAAACATTCATATCCCCTGTTTGCCACATTCCTATAGCCAGCAAGGGCCCTATAATTCCTGGCATGGAAGCACATAAGGAATACATCGAGATCCCTTGCGAACGCTCCTTGTCCGGAAGCGCATCTATAATGCCCAGTTGTAAGGCCATCGAAAAGAACGCAGTACAAACCCCTTGTAGCATACGGGCAGCGAAATAACCCCCTAAACCGGAAAAAGCGTAGAAGATGAGAGCAAAGCCATTGATCACAAGAATCGTGCGTAAAACTTTAATCGGCCCGTGTTTGTGAATCATTTGGCCTGCCCACGGCCGAAATAGCATGGTTGTAAACAGATATGCCCCCATGATAATTCCGATCGTCGTATTGGTTGCTCCAAGAGATTCGACTTTTAATGGAATAATGACATTCAAAATCGAGTTGGCGCTAAAATACAAAAGCGTTAATAAATATAATCGCAAAAAAGGCCAAGACAAAGCTCCTCTCAAAACGCTAGCTCCTTCCTCTACTTTCTCTGACAACGCCTTTTGCCTATCGTTAAGTAATGATCATTTTCAGCAATTTTCTAGCATACTCGGACTGAACGTCCTTTAATTGTGCAATCGCGACTATTTCTTCGATTTGACCGTCTCTAACGATCATGACCCTGTCGCAAATATAGGCAGCGGCCTTAATATCATGGGTGATGAAAATATAGCCCATATTGTAGATTTTTCGCAGGCTTTTCAGTAACTCAAGCACCTGGATTTGAACGGTTCCATCCAATGAGCTGACCGCTTCATCCAATAAAATACATTTCGGTTTCGAGGAAACGGCTCTTGCTATGCACACTCGTTGAGCCTCGCCGCCCGATAACTCATGAGGGTATTTGATTCGGTAGGACGGGTTCAGCCCGACTTGATTCAATAACAGATCAATCTTGCTTAGAGCTTCCCGTTTAACCATTCCTTGCAGCTTCAAGGGCTCCAACATGGCTTGCTCCACGGTATAATACGGATTGATGGAGGAAGTATAATCTTGAAAAACGGCGCTTATATTTCCGAATCTCGCTTTGCGATCCTCTATGCTCTTTCCCTCAAACAGAATGGTTCCGCGATCTGGCTTTTCAATCCCTAACAACAATCGTCCCAGAGTAGATTTACCGCTTCCGCTTTCTCCGATAATGCCCAAACATTCCCCTTGTCGGAATTCGAAGCTAACGTTTTTCAATACCTTCTGTCTTTCGCGGGAAAACATTCCGCCTTTTTTATAGGATTTCTCAACGCGATCAATGCTCAGCAACGCTAACGCCTCCCATAACGATCTCGAAATGATGATGGAGTGCAAGCTTTGTAGAAACTAAATACTGGGTATATTCGTGCTGAGGCTCAGTGAAAATGGCCCGGGTTGTCCCTCTTTCTACAATGTCCCCTTCTTTCATGACCAGAACGTCATCCGCTATTTTTTGGACAACACCCAAATCGTGAGAAACAAAAATCATCGAGCCGCCCATTTTTTCGCGCAACCGGATGAACTGTTCCACGACCTCGAATTGCGAGATCGTATCGAGCGCTGTCGTCGGCTCGTCGGCGATCACGATGTCGGGCTCCAATACGATGGCAAGCGCAATCATCACCCGTTGCAGCATACCTCCAGATAATTGATGCGGATACTGATTCATCACAGCGATCGGGTCTTTCAGCAACACGCTTTCCATCGCCATCTTCATTCTGGCGGTGATTTCGTCACGGCTCCAGCCGAAATGGCAGGCGAGCGTTTCCTTTAGATGAACCCCAATTACACAAGAGGGATCAAAGGCGCGCATGCCGTTTTGCAAGATCATACATAGCTGCTTTCCTCTTTTTTTTCGCATTTCTTTTTCGGAAAGCTCGCTTAAATTCATTCCGTCCAGCAGAATATCCCCGGATTGTCGAAGCCCTGCTTTATTTAATCTCATAATGGCCCTGCAGGTCAGCGACTTGCCGCTCCCGCTTTCTCCAACAATAGCCAGACAGCTTCCCTTTTTGACAGCAAATGAACTATTCTGAATCATCACGTTGCCGGTGCGGCTATCCCAAATCTTCAAATTTGCCACTTCTATAATATTTTCCAATGGATTACGCCGCCTCTTTCCCTCGTAGATTCGCTGCCGTTGCATAGGGTTGTCCTCGCCGCTTATTCCGGGAAGTTATTAATTTCGGATCTAAAGCAACTTGAAGCGAATCAGACAAAAAGTTGATAGCCGATACGACGATAATGATCGTTAATCCGGGTGCTAACATGAGTTCCGGCCTTGAAAACATGACTGCTCTTGCCTCATTTAACATCATACCCCACTCCGCATTCGGCGCTTGAATACCTAAACCGAGGAAGGAAAAGCCCGATAATTGCAAAATCATTGAACCGAAGGAGCTGCTGGAAATGACCGCAATGTCCGGAAAAGAGACAGGAACGATATGCCTGATCATTATTTTGAAGTTGCCGACACCGAGCGCCTTGGAAAACTTCACGTAGTCGGCTTCGGCATATTGCATGACAGACGTTCGGATGATGCGGGCAAACCATGCCCATTTCATCAATACGAACGCGATCATTATATTCTCAAGACCAACGCCCAG
Encoded proteins:
- a CDS encoding DUF6273 domain-containing protein, with protein sequence MEKGHFALAYRNLQPGDFFTYGTYTQSVGGKDQAIKWRVLKNSGNELFVLSEHILDCKRYHGKSVDLKWRDCMEITWVDSDLREWLNDEFYNAAFNAAEKQLIKSTHCTDNGEGCPDTDDKVFLLSVAEIKDLSDIHGKDLRRAVGTDYAKTRKSDGCSLYVYNKTNKDNYVILDGEEVGCSWWWLRKQGNKPSRAFFVGPSRSIRSYGNNSIDGYGVRPALILILPRDEKTVEYGA
- a CDS encoding MerR family DNA-binding transcriptional regulator encodes the protein MNKIFTPKQVAKRLHVSTTTLRRYENLELVPDVPRTASNRRYYSPVHVQAFLALRSLIRGFDLPIAYEVMNLLKKGHVEQALWMINLQQYNIQLEKQRVEEIMNLIHQTDFTMYRNVRITDEMKIGEVAVIAGVNPSAIRHWEKEELIRSKRNPENGYRVFTSRELKKIIVLSSLRKTVFFIESMKQLLEALETHDLTTIERSFKAALQKLNEQLEKQMNGISEMMRYIQFAK
- the cntE gene encoding staphylopine family metallophore export MFS transporter CntE, which codes for MRGALSWPFLRLYLLTLLYFSANSILNVIIPLKVESLGATNTTIGIIMGAYLFTTMLFRPWAGQMIHKHGPIKVLRTILVINGFALIFYAFSGLGGYFAARMLQGVCTAFFSMALQLGIIDALPDKERSQGISMYSLCASMPGIIGPLLAIGMWQTGDMNVFTLAMVGIAILTGVVGYSAKMDKKEIDPISGQAGQSGAMLQSFGQLVKNPHLFKCSVLMLSASLVFGAATTFVPLFAAQIESGNAAIYLMLQAGTVVISRFVLRKKIPSDGRWHSAYIMSVMLILAVASQCVSYSVTGGAMYFYVGACLMGIAQALLYPTLTTYLTFVLPQLNRNVLIGLFIAMADLGVSLGGVIMGPVADQFSYSFMYRICAILSALMMLFAYDRRKIFVETR
- a CDS encoding ABC transporter ATP-binding protein, whose translation is MLSIDRVEKSYKKGGMFSRERQKVLKNVSFEFRQGECLGIIGESGSGKSTLGRLLLGIEKPDRGTILFEGKSIEDRKARFGNISAVFQDYTSSINPYYTVEQAMLEPLKLQGMVKREALSKIDLLLNQVGLNPSYRIKYPHELSGGEAQRVCIARAVSSKPKCILLDEAVSSLDGTVQIQVLELLKSLRKIYNMGYIFITHDIKAAAYICDRVMIVRDGQIEEIVAIAQLKDVQSEYARKLLKMIIT
- the cntD gene encoding staphylopine uptake ABC transporter ATP-binding protein CntD, which produces MENIIEVANLKIWDSRTGNVMIQNSSFAVKKGSCLAIVGESGSGKSLTCRAIMRLNKAGLRQSGDILLDGMNLSELSEKEMRKKRGKQLCMILQNGMRAFDPSCVIGVHLKETLACHFGWSRDEITARMKMAMESVLLKDPIAVMNQYPHQLSGGMLQRVMIALAIVLEPDIVIADEPTTALDTISQFEVVEQFIRLREKMGGSMIFVSHDLGVVQKIADDVLVMKEGDIVERGTTRAIFTEPQHEYTQYLVSTKLALHHHFEIVMGGVSVAEH
- the cntC gene encoding staphylopine uptake ABC transporter permease subunit CntC, which codes for MKLLIHVWKDRLAATSLFIIAATLVVGLFAPFFAPHDPEAVHMELRFASSSWEYLLGNDHLGRCMLSRLIYGIRPSVLWVLVALVLSVGIGAILGFIAGYFRGKTDALVMRVCDVMLSFPGYVMTLAVIGILGVGLENIMIAFVLMKWAWFARIIRTSVMQYAEADYVKFSKALGVGNFKIMIRHIVPVSFPDIAVISSSSFGSMILQLSGFSFLGLGIQAPNAEWGMMLNEARAVMFSRPELMLAPGLTIIIVVSAINFLSDSLQVALDPKLITSRNKRRGQPYATAANLRGKEAA